The nucleotide sequence GCAAAACATAATTCGTAAATAGTGGTTTTTAGAAAGCTTAATTTACTTCTGTTATCTATTATCAGGTCAATTTTTTTTTGTTTAATAAAACGGTGTAATCTATAAGGTTTTAAAAATGAATTAAAAAACGCTTTATCAGTATGCAACGTAAAATAAAAACTGCTGTCTATTTTTCCTACCTCAATAATGTTATTTGTTGCAATTATATATACTTTGTATCCCAAACCGGCAAGCATTTTATGAAGCGTAATAACAAACCGTTCTGCCCCGCCATTTGCTAAAGAAGTGGTAAGAAGTGCAATATTTTTCATTCAATAAATCTATATTTGTGTAAATATATTTAAAAAAAATGAAGATTTTATTAATAGGCGAATACAGTCGGCTACATAATTCATTAAAAGAAGGTCTTGAAGCTATTGGACATCATGTAACGATTATTGCCAGTGGTGATTATTTCAAAAACTATCCTGCTGATATTAAACTTCATCGTTCTTTTGATAAAGGCTTGGGAAGAAAAATTAAAATCGCTATTTACAAATTGTTTAAAAAAGACATTACTTCGGTACTTTTAATCAAACAGGCTTTTAGATACAAAAATTTATTAAAAAATCACGATGTTGTACAACTTATTAATGAACGGGCATTAGGTGCACAACCTAAAGACGAACAAAAGTTTATTCATTTTTTAAAAGAACATAATTCTAAACTTTTTTTACTTTGCTGTGGTACCGATTATCTAAGCGTAAAATATGCTTACGATAAAAATTTTCGATATTCAATTCTTACTCCTTTTTTTAAGGGTAAAGTAAACCCAAAAGAATACAACAATGTATTGAGTTATATAAAACCGACTTATTTAAACCATCATCAGTTTGTGTATAAAAATATCCAGGGAGTCATTGCTTCTGATATAGATTATCATTTGCCTATGAAAGATCATCCTAAATATTTAGGATTAATCCCTAATCCAATAAATACTGATAAAATAAGTTATATAGAAAATCCAGTTAATGATAAAATCATTATTTTTCACGGGATTAATAAAGCGAATTTTTATAAAAAAGGGAACGATTTGTTTGAAAAAGCTCTAAAAGTTATTCAGGAAAAATATTCTGACAAAGTGGAAATTATTGTTACAGAAAATGTTCCTTATAATGAATATATAAATTTGTACAACAAAGCACATATTCTCTTAGATCAAATTTACGCATACGATCAAGGATACAATGCCTTAGAAGCTATGGCAAAAGGAAAAGTGGTGTTTACCGGAGCCGAAAAAGAATTTTTAGATTATTACGGTCTTAATGAAAACGAAGTTTGCATAAACGCACTGCCAAATGTAAATGATTTGGTAAAAAAACTATCTTGGTTGATTGAAAATCCTGAAAAAATTACAGAAATAGGTGAAAACGCACGAAAATTTGTTATTGAAAAACACCATTACATTAATTCGGCTCAAGAATATCTAAATTTATGGACAAAACAGCCCAAATAAATCACTTTTTAATCACGCATTTCAATTTAAAAAATAATCATTGGACCGAACAAAATGTGTTAGATTCCGTATGGTTTCATAAAAGGATAAAAATGGTTTCAACTATTTATGATCGCCGTTTTATTTTTGAGTGGATTATTGCTAAGCTACCTAATTTACACAACACCTTTAAACGAACTAACATCTAATAACTTATGATAAATACCATTTTAGAATACTGCAACCAAATGCTGCTTTGCGTAGGCATTCTTTTTATACTTGCCGGAGCAATCTTATATGTTTTTCCACCTAAAAAAATAAATGGTTTGTACGGATACCGAACGGCATCATCAATGAAAAATCAGCAGAAATGGGATTTTGCACAAACATACAGCGCTAAAATAATGATGCTAACAGGATTAATTTTTACGCTGATTGCACCTTCAAAAGGATTGTTTAAAACCAACGAAAGTACAGATTTAGCAATTGGTATGTTTTGTACGATTGTTGGCAGTATTTTAATGATTGTGGTTGTTGAAAAAGCTTTAAAAAAGATTAATTAAAAAACGTAGCATCCTTTTTCGTAAAACGTCCCATTGTTTTCAATAAAACGTCCCATCGCTTTTAGTAAAACAACGGGACGTTTTTTTTAATTTATAAATTACTAAACAATCAGCAAACCAAAATCGCGTAATTGTTCGCCTTGTTTTGAAAAGATAAAAGGTTCAAAATCTTCGTTTGTTTGTGCTTCAAAACTGGTTTTCATTTGCTGAAAAGATAATGTTCCTTTTGGACTGATCTTTAAATCGTTACAAAACTGTACAAACCACTCGCCTACTTCTTTATCAACATCAATTTGCAACAAATCGTTTTTAGAGTGGACATTTATGCGGGCTTTTTCAAACGTTCTGCCTTTTTTATGTTTGGTAAAATGTTCCAACACAGGTTTTGTTCCCAACCAAACTACTTTTTGAGTCGATTTAA is from Flavobacterium dauae and encodes:
- a CDS encoding SdpI family protein translates to MINTILEYCNQMLLCVGILFILAGAILYVFPPKKINGLYGYRTASSMKNQQKWDFAQTYSAKIMMLTGLIFTLIAPSKGLFKTNESTDLAIGMFCTIVGSILMIVVVEKALKKIN
- a CDS encoding glycosyltransferase family protein — protein: MKILLIGEYSRLHNSLKEGLEAIGHHVTIIASGDYFKNYPADIKLHRSFDKGLGRKIKIAIYKLFKKDITSVLLIKQAFRYKNLLKNHDVVQLINERALGAQPKDEQKFIHFLKEHNSKLFLLCCGTDYLSVKYAYDKNFRYSILTPFFKGKVNPKEYNNVLSYIKPTYLNHHQFVYKNIQGVIASDIDYHLPMKDHPKYLGLIPNPINTDKISYIENPVNDKIIIFHGINKANFYKKGNDLFEKALKVIQEKYSDKVEIIVTENVPYNEYINLYNKAHILLDQIYAYDQGYNALEAMAKGKVVFTGAEKEFLDYYGLNENEVCINALPNVNDLVKKLSWLIENPEKITEIGENARKFVIEKHHYINSAQEYLNLWTKQPK